A genome region from Anopheles stephensi strain Indian chromosome 2, UCI_ANSTEP_V1.0, whole genome shotgun sequence includes the following:
- the LOC118502838 gene encoding brain tumor protein isoform X1, which yields MTLAEMYSFSTSKSGASANGSGSSLVSSTTSSSGGSSAVSAASVVVGEVPVSSTSASAAPSTVQSMVVSVAAAASPELVAAGVAVERTASGVSAVPSAVTSTTHANASAGTILQQTPPSGAVSVSPRSEQLVPKLVGGPSPNSSSSVCSNGSSTSSSGSGMFPEVFKLEDMLDLENVGNGALSENGSTGGDFQLDNGSLSDLMEQDCTLCKNKFTSPRVLSCLHVFCESCLDKLLSDGSSDKNLEGGIGNTIVCTICKQTTPIGPKGAAGLHQDYILSNVLDLSTIEPALLACTSCKSKEMAISRCNDCANFLCDSCEYAHQHMRCFEDHKVVQLEDLRKSSEKVAIHKPLYCSVHATENLKYYCFNCSTPVCNECLIGEHKGNDHNYHIISEAEKPMRQELECSMREAKSKIECCNQATTKLESSLHDLQSQYETARGLINESFQSFKAVLEQCRENALKNLEKLHSERELKIMDMYENVAKSVEKIEVATRYARKVLDQANGPELLSLKSMICAQLNQVMGTAPKGDAKFSIEFHSNYEKFEQLVPDLFGKFRTESCLPASMNETTPSPTLPGVPIMVSDAHHQPASGSCGLSQGPLTASVTASSPISLPTSMQSSFDGDISTLGTTYMLPNVLTPEPVAGAGTISGASNPLSGGAPSPNVVVGAGPPTLPGLSSIAEYNLHRLANLAGETSANDMTDSIVPVVNSSPATGPAAGATPNFTLADLISGNQHAIQALAKYSMGGQDMAGNGSMLTPHPSLDSVPMMNDFPGVLPGSTSSILPVPPNMSNIDGAGMNGAGGDMAMSRFQPSVCVNGRTKATPMQIRTKFGSLGQTKGQFNSPHGFCLGVDEEIVVADTNNHRIEIFEKNGTFKFSFGVPGKEEGQLFYPRKVAVMRTSAKFVVCDRGNERSRMQIFSKNGHFIKKIAIRYIDIVAGLAVTNKGLIVAVDSVSPTVFIICEDGNLIHWFDCSDFMREPSDIAINGTDFFVCDFKGHCVAVFGEDGTFKYRIGSEKITCFPNGIDISDAGDVLIGDSHGNRFHVACYSKDGHLQSEFECPYVKVSRCCGLKITSEGYVVTLAKNNHHVLVLNTLYIQ from the exons ATGACGCTTGCTGAAATGTACTCTTTCTCGACCAGTAAATCCGGTGCGAGTGCGAACGGTAGCGGCAGTTCGCTAGTTTCGTCGACGACTTCGTCTTCCGGTGGATCTTCGGCAGTGTCGGCTGCATCGGTGGTCGTCGGAGAGGTGCCGGTTTCCTCTACGTCCGCTTCGGCCGCACCGTCCACTGTGCAATCGATGGTTGTTTCGGTGGCAGCAGCTGCTTCGCCGGAGTTGGTTGCCGCTGGGGTAGCAGTGGAGCGAACGGCATCCGGTGTGTCGGCGGTACCAAGTGCGGTCACTTCTACGACGCACGCGAACGCGTCTGCTGGTACGATTTTGCAGCAAACGCCACCAAGCGGTGCTGTATCGGTGTCTCCCCGTTCGGAGCAACTTGTGCCGAAGTTGGTCGGAGGCCCATCGCcgaacagcagtagcagcgttTGCAGCAAcggtagcagcaccagcagcagcggcagcggcatGTTCCCGGAGGTCTTCAAGCTGGAGGATATGCTGGATTTGGAGAACGTGGGCAATGGGGCGCTGAGCGAGAATGGGAGTACCGGTGGCGACTTCCAGCTCGACAACGGTTCCCTCTCCGATTTGATGGAACAGGATTGCACCCTATGCAA GAACAAATTCACTTCACCACGTGTGCTGTCCTGTTTGCATGTGTTTTGCGAAAGCTGTCTCGATAAGCTGCTGAGCGACGGTTCCAGTGACAAGAACCTTGAGGGCGGAATTGGAAATACGATTGTTTGCACCATCTGCAAACAGACCACTCCGATCGGTCCGAAGGGTGCAGCTGGCTTGCATCAGGATTACATTTTGAGCAACGTGCTGGATTTGTCTACGATTGAGCCGGCGCTGCTGGCGTGCACCTCGTGCAAGAGCAAGGAAATGGCCATCTCGCGCTGCAACGACTGTGCCAACTTTCTGTGCGACAGTTGCGAGTATGCGCATCAGCATATGCGCTGCTTCGAGGACCACAAGGTCGTGCAGCTGGAAGATTTGCGCAAGTCGTCGGAAAAGGTGGCCATCCACAAACCGCTCTACTGCTCGGTGCACGCGACGGAAAATTTGAAGTACTACTGCTTCAACTGCTCCACACCGGTCTGCAACGAGTGCCTGATCGGCGAGCACAAAGGGAACGATCACAACTACCATATCATCAGCGAGGCCGAAAAGCCAATGCGGCAGGAGCTGGAGTGCTCGATGCGGGAGGCGAAATCCAAGATCGAGTGCTGCAATCAGGCGACCACCAAGCTGGAATCGTCGCTGCACGACCTGCAGAGCCAGTACGAGACGGCACGCGGGCTTATCAACGAGTCATTCCAGAGCTTTAAGGCGGTGCTCGAACAGTGCCGGGAGAATGCGTTgaaaaatctggaaaagctgcATTCCGAGCGTGAGTTGAAAATCATGGACATGTACGAGAATGTTGCGAAGTCCGTGGAGAAAATCGAAGTCGCCACCAGGTACGCCCGGAAGGTGCTGGATCAGGCCAATGGGCCGGAACTGTTGAGCCTGAAGAGCATGATCTGCGCCCAGCTGAACCAGGTGATGGGCACCGCGCCGAAGGGGGACGCAAAGTTTTCGATCGAATTCCACAGCAACTACGAGAAGTTTGAACAGCTCGTACCGGACCTGTTTGGCAAATTCCGTACCGAATCATGTCTGCCGGCCAGTATGAACGAAACCACCCCATCACCTACGCTTCCCGGCGTACCGATCATGGTGTCCGATGCGCATCATCAGCCAGCGAGCGGGAGCTGCGGACTGAGTCAGGGTCCGCTGACCGCTTCGGTAACGGCTAGCAGCCCCATTTCGTTGCCCACCTCGATGCAATCCTCGTTCGACGGCGACATTTCGACCCTGGGCACCACTTACATGCTGCCGAACGTTCTGACGCCGGAACCGGTGGCTGGTGCGGGTACGATTTCCGGCGCTTCGAATCCACTCAGTGGCGGCGCACCATCACCGAACGTCGTCGTTGGTGCAGGCCCACCAACCCTGCCCGGACTGTCGAGCATTGCCGAGTATAATCTACACCGGTTGGCAAATCTGGCCGGTGAAACGTCTGCGAACGATATGACCGACTCGATCGTACCGGTTGTCAACAGCAGTCCCGCAACGGGACCGGCCGCAGGCGCAACGCCAAACTTTACGCTCGCCGATCTGATCTCCGGCAATCAGCACGCTATACAGGCGCTCGCCAAATACTCGATGGGCGGTCAGGACATGGCCGGCAACGGTTCGATGCTGACGCCCCATCCCAGCCTGGACAGTGTGCCGATGATGAACGATTTCCCTGGCGTGTTGCCGGGCTCGACATCTTCTATCCTGCCCGTTCCACCGAACATGTCGAATATCGATGGTGCCGGCATGAACGGTGCCGGCGGCGACATGGCTATGAGTCGCTTCCAGCCGTCGGTGTGTGTGAATGGGCGTACGAAGGCCACGCCGATGCAGATTCGTACCAAGTTCGGTTCTCTCGGGCAAACGAAGGGACAGTTCAACTCGCCGCACGGCTTCTGCTTGGGCGTGGACGAGGAAATCGTTGTGGCCGATACGAACAATCATCGCatcgagatattcgaaaagAATGGCACGTTCAAGTTCTCGTTCGGCGTACCGGGCAAGGAGGAGGGTCAACTGTTTTATCCGCGCAAGGTGGCCGTCATGCGCACCAGCGCCAAGTTTGTCGTGTGCGACCGAGGCAACGAGCGTTCGCGGATGCAAATCTTTTCCAAAAACGGCCACTTCATCAAGAAGATCGCTATCAG ATACATTGACATTGTGGCTGGATTGGCGGTTACGAACAAGGGATTGATTGTAGCGGTGGACAGTGTCTCGCCGACCGTGTTCATCATATGCGAGGACGGCAATCTGATACACTGGTTCGACTGTAGCGACTTCATGCGCGAACCTTCCGATATCGCTATAAATG GAACGGATTTTTTCGTGTGCGATTTCAAGGGACACTGCGTGGCTGTATTCGGAGAAGATGGCACGTTCAAGTATCGTATCGGCAGTGAAAAAATTACCTGCTTTCCGAACGGTATCGATATATCTGATGCTGGTGATGTGCTCATCGGCGATTCACATGGTAACCGCTTCCATGTGGCCTGCTATTCGAAGGATGGACATTTGCAGTCGGAGTTTGAATGTCCGTATGTTAAG GTATCCCGTTGCTGTGGACTGAAAATCACCTCGGAAGGATATGTGGTAACTTTAGCCAAAAATAATCATCATGTCCTTGTCCTGAACACACTCTACATTCAGTGA
- the LOC118502838 gene encoding brain tumor protein isoform X2 has product MVVSVAAAASPELVAAGVAVERTASGVSAVPSAVTSTTHANASAGTILQQTPPSGAVSVSPRSEQLVPKLVGGPSPNSSSSVCSNGSSTSSSGSGMFPEVFKLEDMLDLENVGNGALSENGSTGGDFQLDNGSLSDLMEQDCTLCKNKFTSPRVLSCLHVFCESCLDKLLSDGSSDKNLEGGIGNTIVCTICKQTTPIGPKGAAGLHQDYILSNVLDLSTIEPALLACTSCKSKEMAISRCNDCANFLCDSCEYAHQHMRCFEDHKVVQLEDLRKSSEKVAIHKPLYCSVHATENLKYYCFNCSTPVCNECLIGEHKGNDHNYHIISEAEKPMRQELECSMREAKSKIECCNQATTKLESSLHDLQSQYETARGLINESFQSFKAVLEQCRENALKNLEKLHSERELKIMDMYENVAKSVEKIEVATRYARKVLDQANGPELLSLKSMICAQLNQVMGTAPKGDAKFSIEFHSNYEKFEQLVPDLFGKFRTESCLPASMNETTPSPTLPGVPIMVSDAHHQPASGSCGLSQGPLTASVTASSPISLPTSMQSSFDGDISTLGTTYMLPNVLTPEPVAGAGTISGASNPLSGGAPSPNVVVGAGPPTLPGLSSIAEYNLHRLANLAGETSANDMTDSIVPVVNSSPATGPAAGATPNFTLADLISGNQHAIQALAKYSMGGQDMAGNGSMLTPHPSLDSVPMMNDFPGVLPGSTSSILPVPPNMSNIDGAGMNGAGGDMAMSRFQPSVCVNGRTKATPMQIRTKFGSLGQTKGQFNSPHGFCLGVDEEIVVADTNNHRIEIFEKNGTFKFSFGVPGKEEGQLFYPRKVAVMRTSAKFVVCDRGNERSRMQIFSKNGHFIKKIAIRYIDIVAGLAVTNKGLIVAVDSVSPTVFIICEDGNLIHWFDCSDFMREPSDIAINGTDFFVCDFKGHCVAVFGEDGTFKYRIGSEKITCFPNGIDISDAGDVLIGDSHGNRFHVACYSKDGHLQSEFECPYVKVSRCCGLKITSEGYVVTLAKNNHHVLVLNTLYIQ; this is encoded by the exons ATGGTTGTTTCGGTGGCAGCAGCTGCTTCGCCGGAGTTGGTTGCCGCTGGGGTAGCAGTGGAGCGAACGGCATCCGGTGTGTCGGCGGTACCAAGTGCGGTCACTTCTACGACGCACGCGAACGCGTCTGCTGGTACGATTTTGCAGCAAACGCCACCAAGCGGTGCTGTATCGGTGTCTCCCCGTTCGGAGCAACTTGTGCCGAAGTTGGTCGGAGGCCCATCGCcgaacagcagtagcagcgttTGCAGCAAcggtagcagcaccagcagcagcggcagcggcatGTTCCCGGAGGTCTTCAAGCTGGAGGATATGCTGGATTTGGAGAACGTGGGCAATGGGGCGCTGAGCGAGAATGGGAGTACCGGTGGCGACTTCCAGCTCGACAACGGTTCCCTCTCCGATTTGATGGAACAGGATTGCACCCTATGCAA GAACAAATTCACTTCACCACGTGTGCTGTCCTGTTTGCATGTGTTTTGCGAAAGCTGTCTCGATAAGCTGCTGAGCGACGGTTCCAGTGACAAGAACCTTGAGGGCGGAATTGGAAATACGATTGTTTGCACCATCTGCAAACAGACCACTCCGATCGGTCCGAAGGGTGCAGCTGGCTTGCATCAGGATTACATTTTGAGCAACGTGCTGGATTTGTCTACGATTGAGCCGGCGCTGCTGGCGTGCACCTCGTGCAAGAGCAAGGAAATGGCCATCTCGCGCTGCAACGACTGTGCCAACTTTCTGTGCGACAGTTGCGAGTATGCGCATCAGCATATGCGCTGCTTCGAGGACCACAAGGTCGTGCAGCTGGAAGATTTGCGCAAGTCGTCGGAAAAGGTGGCCATCCACAAACCGCTCTACTGCTCGGTGCACGCGACGGAAAATTTGAAGTACTACTGCTTCAACTGCTCCACACCGGTCTGCAACGAGTGCCTGATCGGCGAGCACAAAGGGAACGATCACAACTACCATATCATCAGCGAGGCCGAAAAGCCAATGCGGCAGGAGCTGGAGTGCTCGATGCGGGAGGCGAAATCCAAGATCGAGTGCTGCAATCAGGCGACCACCAAGCTGGAATCGTCGCTGCACGACCTGCAGAGCCAGTACGAGACGGCACGCGGGCTTATCAACGAGTCATTCCAGAGCTTTAAGGCGGTGCTCGAACAGTGCCGGGAGAATGCGTTgaaaaatctggaaaagctgcATTCCGAGCGTGAGTTGAAAATCATGGACATGTACGAGAATGTTGCGAAGTCCGTGGAGAAAATCGAAGTCGCCACCAGGTACGCCCGGAAGGTGCTGGATCAGGCCAATGGGCCGGAACTGTTGAGCCTGAAGAGCATGATCTGCGCCCAGCTGAACCAGGTGATGGGCACCGCGCCGAAGGGGGACGCAAAGTTTTCGATCGAATTCCACAGCAACTACGAGAAGTTTGAACAGCTCGTACCGGACCTGTTTGGCAAATTCCGTACCGAATCATGTCTGCCGGCCAGTATGAACGAAACCACCCCATCACCTACGCTTCCCGGCGTACCGATCATGGTGTCCGATGCGCATCATCAGCCAGCGAGCGGGAGCTGCGGACTGAGTCAGGGTCCGCTGACCGCTTCGGTAACGGCTAGCAGCCCCATTTCGTTGCCCACCTCGATGCAATCCTCGTTCGACGGCGACATTTCGACCCTGGGCACCACTTACATGCTGCCGAACGTTCTGACGCCGGAACCGGTGGCTGGTGCGGGTACGATTTCCGGCGCTTCGAATCCACTCAGTGGCGGCGCACCATCACCGAACGTCGTCGTTGGTGCAGGCCCACCAACCCTGCCCGGACTGTCGAGCATTGCCGAGTATAATCTACACCGGTTGGCAAATCTGGCCGGTGAAACGTCTGCGAACGATATGACCGACTCGATCGTACCGGTTGTCAACAGCAGTCCCGCAACGGGACCGGCCGCAGGCGCAACGCCAAACTTTACGCTCGCCGATCTGATCTCCGGCAATCAGCACGCTATACAGGCGCTCGCCAAATACTCGATGGGCGGTCAGGACATGGCCGGCAACGGTTCGATGCTGACGCCCCATCCCAGCCTGGACAGTGTGCCGATGATGAACGATTTCCCTGGCGTGTTGCCGGGCTCGACATCTTCTATCCTGCCCGTTCCACCGAACATGTCGAATATCGATGGTGCCGGCATGAACGGTGCCGGCGGCGACATGGCTATGAGTCGCTTCCAGCCGTCGGTGTGTGTGAATGGGCGTACGAAGGCCACGCCGATGCAGATTCGTACCAAGTTCGGTTCTCTCGGGCAAACGAAGGGACAGTTCAACTCGCCGCACGGCTTCTGCTTGGGCGTGGACGAGGAAATCGTTGTGGCCGATACGAACAATCATCGCatcgagatattcgaaaagAATGGCACGTTCAAGTTCTCGTTCGGCGTACCGGGCAAGGAGGAGGGTCAACTGTTTTATCCGCGCAAGGTGGCCGTCATGCGCACCAGCGCCAAGTTTGTCGTGTGCGACCGAGGCAACGAGCGTTCGCGGATGCAAATCTTTTCCAAAAACGGCCACTTCATCAAGAAGATCGCTATCAG ATACATTGACATTGTGGCTGGATTGGCGGTTACGAACAAGGGATTGATTGTAGCGGTGGACAGTGTCTCGCCGACCGTGTTCATCATATGCGAGGACGGCAATCTGATACACTGGTTCGACTGTAGCGACTTCATGCGCGAACCTTCCGATATCGCTATAAATG GAACGGATTTTTTCGTGTGCGATTTCAAGGGACACTGCGTGGCTGTATTCGGAGAAGATGGCACGTTCAAGTATCGTATCGGCAGTGAAAAAATTACCTGCTTTCCGAACGGTATCGATATATCTGATGCTGGTGATGTGCTCATCGGCGATTCACATGGTAACCGCTTCCATGTGGCCTGCTATTCGAAGGATGGACATTTGCAGTCGGAGTTTGAATGTCCGTATGTTAAG GTATCCCGTTGCTGTGGACTGAAAATCACCTCGGAAGGATATGTGGTAACTTTAGCCAAAAATAATCATCATGTCCTTGTCCTGAACACACTCTACATTCAGTGA